Below is a window of Populus alba chromosome 2, ASM523922v2, whole genome shotgun sequence DNA.
ttgttttattttagatggtttttgaattttctttttacaatttcttctttcttgagtttttttttcccatcaaatctatttcttttttctccttattgctatttttttaccttgtaggattttttaagattgattttattttattattatttcatccttcaacatttgactGGCCAAGTGTCTTACTTTTTAGTTGAGTCTAGGTCTATAATTTAATAGATTGCGGGTTTAAGAGATTAGCCTTAACTTATGAAATTGACACGGTctcccttggtttttttttcttttttctcatactctagtatttattattttttattcactttctATAGGATATCTTACTCGTTTAGAACATAACACAGGTTgcctaaattattatttttttgtctttgttaaatttaactttttaaaactaattaattgatttcatatTCCAACATTTAATTCTTCAGGTGTTAAGCTTCCGGGTTAAGccctggttgagaatttaacaAATTGTGAATTTGAGAGTTTAACCCGAGTTTATAAGGTTCACtttgtttgcttgatttttttcatttgtttgagctctattttttttttttgtgattttatccttcaacattttttttttgttttctatatgatttatctcgctttttaaaataacaagggttgactcaagtttttttttttccagtctttgttaaatttatcttttgaaaaaagaattttgtttttttaattaaattagatttagtGATTTCATTCTCCGGTTGATTTAGAGGGTTTTGAGCTTCTTAGTTTAGTACAGGTCTATAATTTAATGGCTTACGAGTTTAAGAGATTAACCTAAGTTTACAAGGTCACTTaagtttacttgttttttttaaaaaaaaaagtttttaatttttattttcatccatccatatttttttattttattattcgtttttttatgggatttttttGGTGGTTTTGAAAGATATAAGGGTCaactcatatttattttttaacctttgTTGAATctagcttttaaaaaagaaaatttagtttttagtaaaagtaaattaattgcATGAGATGCTCTCTATTCATGgtgttttgcttttttgttcATTGTTGTGACAACACATGTGAccttttttaattactaaattcttagatttttgtttactccttttaaattattgatataacatgaacatctttttttatattggcaAACACTTTACCCCACTAGTAGTATAGTGCGAGCTATTTATCtagtatttattataatttctttataaAACACATGcacatatcttaattaattcatgagttttaaaattaataattatatatatctccagtaattattatattatccaCCGTCAGCTcggattttaatataatttatattatttttaagttatgatATTCTGAaatcattgttttaaattttcttttcttttctttttactgaACCTGCTCTATTGTAACTCTTCACAAAATGTCACATAGAtgctttttctttgaattttccttttctgctcCTGTTTTATCAACTCACTCCGTTGCCGGCATCTCCAGATTTGATTTCTCGAACTGGTATAAATGGTTTGAATTCTACAATGCTCCATTGGAAAATGATGTGTCCTTAATTTGTGATGCAAGCAATTTCTCTTGAACTTCAGTAATAGTGTTTTATAAGAGCCtggtttataatatatatttaatattaatttattttaaaaaatcagttgcGCGTGAAATTCACGTGTTAGTGCTTCCGAGTTGTTTGGATAGCGTGTGCAATATCATCTAGTGGTCAAAATTTAGTTTTCATGATAGTGTTTAGAGTTGTCTTCGcagttatgatttaaaatatttttttatttaaaaatatattaaattaatatattttttattttataaaaattatttttgatatcaatatatcaaaataatctaaaaatatatatttttaataaaaaaatttaaaatttttagaaatatagtttACACCGCGTTCTAAATAGACACTTACAGAAAAAAAtctatttcaaattttcaaattaacccAAAATGGTAATAAGCATTTTATAACTTTGTATTTCTATTAatagtcaattattttttgttgaattatttttttaagaattatccTAACTTTATGGTATgcagtaaaatatatatatttgttaaattcaaCTGACtggaagaattaatttaaagattttaaaattcaaaacctaaccctaattaagtttgaaattaaaataaaaaaagatattgataaTGGGACGCGCAATTGACTCTCTTAAGTTAACTTATGACTTGATTGGTTCAATAAAGTCTGATtactaaaatctaaaaaacaaattaaaaaaataatattttataataaaaataattgatgggaGAAAAAATCATTTGGGAGACGAGAACCCATCATTAATTGATGATCCTCTTTGAAATAAAtacgtaaaaaaataataaataaaagatggcCACAATGTTTATTACTTGTtcatctgtttatttttatgttttaaaattgttttaaaaaaaaattaaatttattttaaattaatatttttttagtatttttagattattttgatgcactaatattaaaaataatttttaaaaatataaaaaaatattattttaatatatttttaataaaaaatactttaaaaaaacaataataacaacactTATAAACAGGTTTCATACTCGTGATGACTCAAGGCAATAATGTCTATTTCTACAGATTCTTCactcaaacctttttttttaagcacaTATGTTATCGAGTTGGTAATACGGTGCttgatatttttaagaattaattaaatattataatacataatatgtttttttttaaattaaccagCTTTTTATATACTGTTTTAAAGAGGATTCACCTAATCACAGTTATTGGATTCGGTCGTAAGTTTCCTAGATTAATAGAgtcaatctaaattaattttaaaataatattatttatcaaaaaaataaaaaaatatattatttttaaataaaaaaataaaatatttaaaattaactttattcaattttatttagatttgatCGATTCAATCAAGTTAGTTATACCCTAAGTTTGAAATGACACTTGGCTCGTTATCAGACAAGAAGTTATTAGATTAAGAGTTTGTTTGGTATAGTGTTAGTGATTTGTTTTTAGAAGgtgttttgtttggaaatatattgaaataatattttttttattttttaaaaaatatttttgatatcagcatgtcaaaacaatttaaaaacataaaacaattatttaaagaagaacaaatataaaaaaattattttttttcaaaaaatatttttaaaatacaaaaacaaaaaagctctACCAAATCGATCATGGATTAATTGTTATGTGTCTAACTAGTGCTGATTACTACAAAGTATGGGTgaacaaaacattcaaaaaaccaattaaatcgagaaaataaaaaaaatagttgaaaaaatcaaatcgtgaaaaaaaaattaattaaaccgattagaattttaaaaaaattgactggCTCAGTTCAGTTTCagttttataaacctgaaatggaaaaaaccaaaccgaaaaaaactggagtcaaactaaaaaaaatcgagccaaaccgagctaaaccaaaaaaatcaagccaataAAAAAACCAGTTTTTGATCTAAAATAACATAACCGAACTGAAACCATTCAAATTGAACtggtttcttttaaataaaaaaccaatttgattattttttttaataaaaaccgaactgaaccaaaaataaatttttctattgaaaaaaactatatttgttGTGATATCATtggtatttattttagtttttatagttAAAGTTGTAATTGAATATAACCTAATTATACACAAAATTCCatcacaaaaattaatttttttttaatagattccACGTAACAAAACTTATCCTCCACCTctaaaagaaacacaaaaaacgaatattttgataatcttttcactGTGAGAAAAGAGAGGCAGTGATCGTCATTTGTCAATTGTCAATCTCCACcttattcatattaaaatatttctttcatgtTGTGGactccaaaataataataataataataataataaaaaactgtgttcataaaaatatcttaaaagaaaGTTTCTTGAGAACATACGTGATAGGGAACAATCTTAAACCTAATTACTATAATTACTATAGCTCTCTTAAGCTTccattaaaatattgtttattttttattttaaaaaaattttaaaaaaattaattttttattattattattatttaatatttttatatattttaatacgctgagtgtataaataatttttaaaaataaaaaaatattattttaatatatttttaaataaaaattattttttaaaaataattataattgtatttATAAACGATCTGGACAACAAATCTCATCAATAGATCTTTTGCAGAATCTAGCAAAATAGATAGGCATGGATCCACGCACATTCTAAGAAAAAAGTTTCTACGATTGATTCTTGTATTAGATTTAAttagtgtttggtattgtagtctagatgtatttttttaagttttttttatttaaaatatattaaaataatattttttattttaaaatttatttttaatattaaaacaataaaaaaacactaaaaattaattttaaaaaaaaaatggcgtGACCACATGAACAAAAGGAGTCTAGGACTCCGTTTGTCTAcgcggctgcggctgcgttttatttaaaacgcagcacgcagccgtttggtaatacaaaaaaaacaatttattgttTATGAGACCCACACaatttttgcgttttaaaacaCTGAAAAGGAAAAAGCAACGAAAACATGCTTTTCATTCTCTGCacgttataaaaaaataaggaacagtgcaattcactgcactgttcacatttttttttttttttgttgaaagttttaattgtattaattttttttaaaaaaaaaagtttagagagttaaattcattaacaaaataatatttttttcttgaaaaattagtataaagtgaattaaattcactcgcacagtaatatcaattctatagtttttttattataatgccGTGATTACAGACGATCAATATGTGTCCCCACAACCATATTGTAACGTTCCTTTCGCATATCTCTATTCTCTTGGAATGTctcaatcaaatatataattttgtttttcatctctTTGTTCATTTCcttgtctttttattaaaaaaaacataacgaGGAATGCGAGatgtatatgtttttcttatttaacttaaaaatcaacTCAGACGAAGCTCCGAGTTTTATCACGTCAACTCATTGTGCAAGGTTTAACAACTATACTGACCATAATTATCAAAGTTGGCCTGAAATCAAATCCCACCAAAGCTTAGCCTTAGATCTCGAGTAAACCCTCAAATCAATAGGTTAATTTAGActcttttttctaaaatgatgtagtttcaaaaataatttaaaataaaaaaaatgtcatataggtaaaaaaaaaagttttaaaataaaactcttaacaaagttattttttataaaaatttaaattttttttaaaatgactcaATTATAACTCATTCAAGTTGAttaagttataaatttaaatataaatctttttaaatttatctaaatcAACTTttaatctagtaaaaaaaacctaacccaAATTAATGAATCATCGAATTGATTTATTAGGCTgtcaaaatactatttatttaaattatttttagatatatgataataaattataaaaaaaatattattttaatatattaaaaaaacagtttaaaacataatttctcCGTGCTACTAATAATATATTTCTCTAATATAACGGGTGGTCCCTCAAAATCTTTAGCTTCTCCATGGAAATCATTACCCGACACGTGTCAGTCAGGCCACATCGGATATGGAGTCCATTGAACGGGCCATAGCAGGTAGCCCAGCTCACTACATAATTTTTGGTTGCCTGCTAGTTATTACTAATTTAGGGCGACTTGGTTTCTCTTGGTGTTGCAgaggaaggaaggaagaaagaaagatggcaGGAGTGGAAGAGAGGGTTTCCCTAGAAGACCTCAAGAAGAAAATGGCTGACTTTGCAAAGGAAAGAGACTGGGACCAGTTTCATAGTCCTCGAAATCTCCTTTTGGCCATGGTATGTTTCTCCTCTCCCCAACCCTAATTACAATCTATAAAAAGTATACCATATTGATATAATCTTCTCAAATATCtatgctttgttttgttttgtatcgGGATTTTTCTGTAGTCCCATCAGAGCTTGAAACAAAGTGACAAACCTCATTTCTTTCTACAAAAATTTATGTGTGTCAGGCCTCAGTATGTGTAAAAAAGCTGCttaattttatgcattttcatGTTGTATATTACTATTGATCTTTGGCTTTCAATTCCTTAGTCTCAGTTCTCTTTTTTGGTCTAGTCTTATGATTTAGctcctttaaaatattaaataattgacTGGAGGATACACACAATCACTGAATCTGATCGTTtgttgaagaaagaaaaggaggataaAAGGTTTACTGACCCTTTCTTCATGTTTCTTCTAGCATTAGaccatttgttttttgattttttgccaAAAAGTTTTAAACCCAACTGCATAATCTCCTTCTTTTATTCATTGATGGTGCTGGACCTTTTTCAGCTGGATAGTTGCACTCCTCCCTTGTCTATTTTCTAGTTATGCTCTCTGAATGGTTTCTCGGATCTAAGTGAAGCTAAATAGATGTTTTATCTGTCTTCTTACTTGTCCATGTTTTGCTGCTCGAGTGGTTTCTTGTAtgtgaattttgaaaaattgatgaaGTTGGGCGTCGAAAAGCTAGAACTTCATCAGCTTCCACTGTTTGAAACCGCATGTTTTTTCCATTACACAAGTAAGGCAATCACAAGCACCATTTCTGGGCCACATTATGTTTCAAAACAAGACCCCACATTGTTTGATTATAACTACAGTTCTTATGTGAAGGCGCAATGATAATAATGGTGGAGGTTTCTCTGTCAGGCTCATGTCTCGTTTCAGCATTTCGGTGTTTGATtgtattttgttgttgttttgtttcagGTGGGAGAAGTAGGTGAATTGTCTGAGATATTTCAGTGGAAAGGAGAGGTTCCAAGAGGGCTCCCTGATTGGAAAGGTGAAGAGAAAGAGCACCTCGGAGAGGAGCTATCGGATGTGTTGTTGTATCTTGTAAGGCTCTCTGATGTATGCGGTGTTGATCTTGGTAAAGCTGCCATGAGAAAGCTGGAGATCAATGCCATCAAGTACCCTGTTAAGCTCTGTAAGGGCTCCTCAGAAAAGAAAACGCCAATCAACGCAGGCAGCGGTGCTAGTGGTGGTGGTGTTACAGGGAGCATTTATAGCAACAGCAGCACAAGCAACAGTAATGGTGTCTGATGTTCTGAGATTATGTCCTCTCTGACTTTCGTAGCAGGCCTCCCGTCTGAGGTTTAGTATACACTAGCTAGTAGCCTAGTGCTggtctttttctctttttgtttgatGGTATTATGTAGCAGTACATTAATCTAGCATCATTACATATATACTGTATTTTCATTAGGGAATAATGTGTTTGTTTTCGttgaatctttttctttaaaatatttttaaaactcagatcaacttgaaaaaatattaaaataatttgaaaaaaaaatattttttggatattcTTTATGCTTGCTCTTGTCTTTTCTTGCAGATGGATTTTTTCTCACGGATGGATTTGGAACGAActtgatgttgatgttgatgttgatgttgaagTGGAGTGGAGTGAATAGTGTCTCGCTTTGCATGTGTGCAAGATGGATTGGTgaattaaattatcttaattttaatatttttcttaattatcttgttttatcTACTAATTTAATGACGAGCTCTTATgtatgatttaaatatttataaaaatcaaagttgTTTTTAATACATGCTTTTAtta
It encodes the following:
- the LOC118043847 gene encoding uncharacterized protein, whose amino-acid sequence is MAGVEERVSLEDLKKKMADFAKERDWDQFHSPRNLLLAMVGEVGELSEIFQWKGEVPRGLPDWKGEEKEHLGEELSDVLLYLVRLSDVCGVDLGKAAMRKLEINAIKYPVKLCKGSSEKKTPINAGSGASGGGVTGSIYSNSSTSNSNGV